The Mercurialis annua linkage group LG2, ddMerAnnu1.2, whole genome shotgun sequence genome contains a region encoding:
- the LOC126666974 gene encoding dihydroxy-acid dehydratase, chloroplastic encodes MQSTFISPRATTPSLHTPLIKHPTRPTSLRVAAQSQVTAVNADPSPASTVSQKLNKYSCRITEPKSQGGSQAILHGVGLSDEDLSKPQVGISSVWYEGNTCNMHLLSLSEAVKQGVQEAGMVGFRFNTIGVSDAISMGTRGMCYSLQSRDLIADSIETVMSAQWYDGNISIPGCDKNMPGTIMAMGRLNRPSIMIYGGTIKPGHFNGHVYDIVSAFQVYGEYVSGSISDEDRKNVVRNSCPGAGACGGMYTANTMASAIEAMGMSLPYSSSIPAESELKLDECRLAGKYLLELLKMDLKPRDIITRKSLRNAMVIIMALGGSTNAVMHFIAIARSVGLELTLDDFQKVSDEVPFLADLKPSGKYVMEDVHKIGGTPAVIRYLLENGYMDGDCLTVTGKTLGENMQSCPPLAEGQDIIRSLENPIKKTGHIQILRGNLAPDGSVAKITGKEGLYFSGPALVFEGEEAMLAAISENPMSFKGKVVVIRGEGPKGGPGMPEMLTPTSAIMGAGLGKDCALLTDGRFSGGSHGFVVGHVCPEAQEGGPIGLIRNGDIIDIDVRERRIDVQLTDQEMAERKLNWTPPPYKANCGVLYKYIKNVQSASRGCVTDE; translated from the exons ATGCAATCCACCTTCATTTCCCCACGCGCCACCACCCCATCATTACACACCCCGCTCATTAAACACCCAACACGCCCCACCTCTCTGCGAGTGGCCGCTCAATCACAGGTCACCGCCGTAAATGCAGACCCGTCACCAGCCTCAACAGTATCTCAAAAGCTCAACAAATACAGTTGCAGAATCACTGAGCCCAAATCCCAAGGTGGGTCACAAGCAATTCTCCATGGAGTTGGGTTATCTGATGAAGATTTAAGTAAACCCCAAGTGGGTATTTCTTCAGTTTGGTATGAGGGTAACACGTGTAATATGCATTTGTTGAGCCTATCAGAAGCTGTTAAGCAGGGTGTTCAAGAGGCGGGGATGGTTGGGTTTAGGTTTAATACTATTGGTGTTAGTGATGCTATTTCTATGGGGACTAGAGGAATGTGTTATAGCTTGCAAAGTAGAGATTTGATTGCTGATAGTATTGAGACTGTTATGAGTGCTCAATGGTATGATGGTAACATCTCTATTCCGGGTTGTGATAAGAAT ATGCCAGGTACAATTATGGCAATGGGCAGGCTCAACCGACCAAGTATTATGATTTATGGTGGTACTATAAAG CCTGGTCATTTTAATGGCCATGTGTATGACATAGTATCCGCCTTTCAG GTTTACGGAGAATATGTAAGTGGGTCTATAAGTGATGAAGACAGAAAAAATGTAGTTCGCAATTCATGCCCTGGGGCAGGGGCTTGTGGTGGAATGTATACAGCAAATACAATGGCTTCTGCTATCGAGGCCATGGGAATGTCTCTTCCCTACAG CTCTTCAATACCCGCTGAAAGCGAATTGAAGTTGGACGAATGCCGTTTGGCTGGAAAATATCTGCTAGAATTATTGAAGATGGACTTGAAACCACGAGACATTATAACCCGGAAGTCTCTTCGTAATGCAATGGTCATTATAATGGCATTAGGAGGTTCCACTAATGCCGTAATGCACTTTATTGCTATTGCTAG GTCTGTTGGGCTGGAGTTAACCCTTGATGATTTCCAGAAAGTAAGTGATGAGGTTCCGTTCCTCGCAGATCTAAAGCCAAGTGGCAAATATGTCATGGAGGATGTGCATAAG ATTGGAGGGACACCCGCAGTCATTCGCTATCTTTTGGAGAATGGTTACATGGACGGGGATTGTTTGactg TGACCGGCAAGACTTTGGGTGAAAATATGCAAAGTTGCCCACCTTTGGCCGAGGGGCAG GACATTATAAGGTCATTGGAAAACCCCATCAAGAAAACAGGCCACATCCAAATATTACGTGGAAATCTTGCACCGGATGGTTCTGTAGCAAAAATTACTGGAAAAGAAGGATTATATTTCTCTG GTCCTGCACTTGTTTTTGAGGGAGAGGAAGCTATGCTTGCAGCTATATCAGAAAATCCTATGAGTTTTAAG GGAAAAGTAGTAGTTATCAGGGGAGAGGGGCCTAAAGGAGGACCAGGCATGCCTGAAATGCTAACACCAACAAGTGCGATTATGGGAGCTGGTCTGGGGAAG GATTGCGCATTGCTGACAGATGGTAGGTTTTCAGGAGGTTCTCACGGCTTTGTTGTTGGGCATGTATGCCCTGAGGCCCAG GAAGGCGGTCCAATCGGTCTTATTAGAAATGGTGACATCATCGACATTGATGTTCGAGAGAGGAGAATAGATGTTCAGCTAACGGACCAAGAAATGGCAGAGCGGAAATTGAATTGGACTCCCCCTCCTTACAAGGCAAATTGCGGAGTTTTGTACAAG TATATTAAGAATGTGCAATCAGCCTCCAGAGGATGTGTGACTGATGAGTAG
- the LOC126669098 gene encoding uncharacterized protein LOC126669098: protein MEEMDIDQVVEIPDTPDRISARRSNGVRLGKESNLRLPGPSGTSDFRNKECLDQPRTRSRLVKGNGSYRNLHLNSGKNPVTINEVEPCNKSSTFSTLRNSHPSQNASLFRRGLLNNNSKTETRHSNGIQHLDKGKSEFTKSPAKLPVHVDPDVLFDMAFPHGASKVNHSEETRGVQVSSNGSSSLHFPPQITGRVLKGKGKVDVSACNTSGSAMHHGKGIDLTGGSPHDVEKQMNHSHSSVTSPRVTGHKRLVRNGCISPYNIATRQQKFPESWLDASTNVGKEDSKNMVSDGASEVDIREIVAGEKNELNNSRRAKGKGLVMYPSTSMKHDTQIVNLCTSSGTNDKAAIETSDSSRGNASLDGWRRTHIHTKKSHGLHDGVFVDEQYDNRVARRNNCNKNVTRNAHDSGDMDERQTVFRPVPGLSQTNRPHHTGIHTKRQRKHGLTARIHSELSTVVPHDSEATFLDSSRESSSSRSFRSSNRHRRDTLYPIYEIDESSPERRTGTSQGLHSVNDEEEDARARQLEADEIMARELQEQFYHETPIFGGNEIDEHAAWLLQQEEDVFPSASSQNYPMPHLRRSATMRANRQLQSRSFQNPLSRRGTQSRLLASRGSQLRNHSPAGLTRARNRSHTLSTTRNFPFPVDMDLEMRLNILESLEDMSMTNSRILQFQSDFNENDYEMLLALDENNHQHGASADRINSLPESVLQTDNFEETCAICLDTPTIGETIRHLPCLHKFHKDCIDPWLSRKTSCPVCKSSIT, encoded by the exons ATGGAGGAGATGGACATTGATCAGGTAGTGGAGATACCTGATACTCCTGATAGAATAAGTGCAAGACGTAGCAATGGTGTACGATTAGGAAAAGAGAGTAATTTACGTTTACCTGGTCCTTCAGGAACTTCTGATTTTAGGAATAAAGAATGTTTGGATCAGCCAAGGACTAGGAGTAGGCTGGTCAAGGGAAATGGCTCTTATAGAAACCTTCACTTAAACTCGGGAAAAAATCCTGTCACGATCAATGAAGTCGAGCCTTGTAATAAATCCAGTACTTTTTCTACATTACGAAATTCCCATCCTTCCCAAAATGCTTCGTTATTTAGAAGGGGATTGCTGAACAATAACTCCAAGACTGAAACTCGACATTCTAATGGAATTCAACATTTGGACAAAGGGAAATCCGAGTTTACTAAAAGCCCTGCAAAATTACCTGTCCATGTAGATCCTGATGTTTTATTTGACATGGCTTTTCCACATGGTGCTTCAAAAGTTAACCACTCTGAAGAGACCAGAGGTGTCCAAGTATCGTCTAATGGTAGCTCCTCTTTACATTTCCCCCCTCAAATAACTGGCAGGGTCTTGAAGGGAAAGGGAAAAGTAGATGTCAGTGCATGTAACACTTCAGGTTCGGCTATGCATCACGGAAAAGGGATTGATCTTACTGGTGGTTCTCCGCATGATGTTGAAAAACAAATGAATCATTCTCATTCATCTGTTACCTCACCAAGAGTTACTGGGCATAAACGACTAGTACGAAATGGTTGTATTTCTCCATATAATATTGCCACTAGGCAGCAGAAATTTCCTGAAAGTTGGCTAGATGCTTCCACTAATGTTGGAAAAGAGGACTCCAAGAACATGGTTTCCGATGGTGCATCTGAGGTTGATATCAGAGAAATAGTAGCTGGGGAGAAGAATGAATTGAATAATTCTCGTAGAGCTAAAGGGAAAGGGTTAGTAATGTATCCTTCTACATCAATGAAGCATGATACACAAATAGTTAATTTATGCACCAG CTCTGGGACTAATGATAAAGCGGCTATTGAAACCAGTGATTCCAGCAGAGGTAATGCATCATTAGATGGTTGGAGAAGGACGCACATCCATACAAAAAAATCACATGGCCTACATGATGGAGTTTTTGTTGATGAACAGTATGACAACAGAGTGGCAAGAAGAAATAATTGTAACAAAAATGTTACCAGGAATGCACATGATTCTGGAGACATGGATGAACGTCAAACAGTTTTCAGGCCTGTGCCTGGTCTCAGTCAAACAAATCGACCGCATCACACTGGGATTCATACCAAAAGACAAAGGAAACATGGATTAACTGCAAGAATTCACAGTGAACTCTCCACGGTGGTTCCTCATGATTCGGAAGCTACGTTTCTTGATTCATCTCGGGAATCTTCTAGCTCCAGATCATTCAGAAGTTCAAATAGACATCGTCGGGACACTTTGTATCCAATATATGAAATTGATGAGTCATCACCTGAAAGGAGAACTGGCACATCTCAGGGATTACATTCCGTCAATGATGAGGAGGAAGATGCTAGGGCAAGACAATTGGAAGCAGATGAGATAATGGCTCGTGAACTGCAAGAACAATTCTATCACGAGACACCAATATTTGGGGGCAATgag ATTGATGAACATGCAGCATGGCTATTGCAGCAGGAGGAAGATGTATTCCCCTCTGCTTCTAGTCAAAATTACCCTATGCCGCATCTT AGAAGGTCAGCAACTATGCGTGCAAATAGACAGCTGCAATCACGGTCATTTCAGAACCCTTTGAGTAGGAGAGGAACCCAGTCTCGACTTCTTGCTAGTAGAGGTTCGCAACTGCGGAATCATTCTCCGGCAGGACTAACTAGAGCTAGGAACCGCTCGCATACATTGTCTACAACAAGGAATTTCCCATTTCCGGTCGACATGGACTTAGAGATG AGACTTAACATACTGGAATCATTGGAAGATATGAGTATGACAAATAGTCGCATTCTTCAATTTCAGAGTGATTTTAATGA AAATGATTATGAAATGTTATTGGCCCTTGATGAGAACAATCATCAACATGGTGCCTCAGCAGATCGAATTAATAGTTTGCCAGAGTCTGTACTACAG ACTGATAACTTTGAAGAAACTTGTGCAATCTGTCTAGATACGCCAACTATTGGAGAAACTATACGTCATCTCCCGTGCTTACACAAATTTCATAAAGAT TGTATTGATCCATGGCTCAGCAGAAAAACATCATGCCCAGTTTGCAAGTCATCTATAACTTGA
- the LOC126666975 gene encoding 3-ketoacyl-CoA thiolase 2, peroxisomal has product MDRAINRQKVLLDHLRPSSSSHNHEASLSASACLAGDSAAYQRTSVYGDDVVIVAAYRTPLCKSKRGGFKDTHADDLLAPVLKALIEKTNLNPSEVGDIVVGTVLAPGSQRASECRMASFYAGFPETVPVRTVNRQCSSGLQAVADVAAAIKAGFYDIGIGAGLESMTVNPMSWDGDVNPRVKAFEQAQNCLLPMGVTSENVAHRFGVTRQEQDQAAVDSHRKAAAATATGKFKDEIIPVATKIVDPKTGEEKRVTVSVDDGIRPNASLSDLAKLKAVFKKDGTTTAGNSSQVSDGAGAVLLMKRSVAMRKGLPILGVFRTFAAVGVDPAIMGVGPAVAIPAAVKAAGLELNDIDLFEINEAFASQFVYCRKKLELDPERINVNGGAMAIGHPLGATGARCVATLLHEMKRRGRDCRFGVVSMCIGTGMGAAAVFESGDVCDDFSNARKVATNNLLSKDAVV; this is encoded by the exons ATGGATAGAGCAATCAACAGACAAAAAGTTCTTCTCGATCATCTCCGTCCTTCATCTTCTTCACATAATCACGAGGCCTCTCTCTCT GCATCGGCTTGTTTAGCTGGAGATAGCGCCGCTTATCAGAGGACATCGGTTTATGGAGATGACGTCGTGATTGTGgc AGCTTATAGAACTCCGTTATGCAAGTCTAAACGTGGCGGTTTCAAGGATACTCATGCCGATGATTTACTTGCTCCTGTTTTGAAG GCATTGATAGAGAAAACAAATTTGAACCCAAGTGAAGTTGGGGATATTGTTGTGGGAACAGTGTTGGCTCCAGGATCTCAAAGAGCAAGTGAATGCAGAATGGCTTCATTCTATGCGGGTTTTCCTG AAACTGTACCAGTTAGGACCGTCAACAGGCAATGTTCTTCAGGGCTTCAGGCAGTTGCTGATGTAGCTGCCGCTATCAAAGCAGGGTTTTATGACATTG GTATTGGAGCCGGTTTAGAGTCAATGACAGTTAACCCAATGTCTTGGGATGGAGATGTGAATCCAAGA GTTAAGGCTTTTGAGCAAGCCCAAAACTGCCTTCTGCCTATGGGTGTAACTTCAGAAAATGTTGCTCATCGTTTTGGAGTGACTAGACAGGAGCAGGATCAGGCTGCA GTTGACTCTCATAGGAAGGCTGCTGCTGCTACAGCTACTGGAAAATTCAAGGATGAAATAATTCCTGTGGCAACTAAG ATTGTTGACCCAAAAACTGGGGAAGAGAAACGTGTCACTGTGTCCGTTGATGATGGAATTCGGCCAAATGCATCATTGTCAGATCTTGCGAAACTGAAAGCTGTGTTTAAGAAAGATGGGACCACCACTGCAG GTAATTCTAGCCAAGTAAGTGATGGTGCCGGGGCTGTGTTGCTTATGAAGAGAAGTGTTGCTATGCGTAAGGGGCTGCCCATCCTTGGAGTATTCAG GACTTTTGCTGCTGTTGGTGTGGATCCTGCCATCATGGGCGTTGGCCCAGCTGTCGCCATTCCTGCTGCAGTGAAGGCCGCTGGTCTAGAACTTAATGACATTGATCTTTTTGAGATAAATGAG GCCTTTGCTTCTCAGTTTGTTTATTGCCGAAAGAAGTTGGAGCTAGATCCTGAGAGGATTAATGTCAATGGAGGTGCAATGGCTATTGGACACCCTCTGGGTGCAACTG GTGCTCGATGTGTCGCCACTCTACTTCATGAGATGAAACGCCGTGGTAGAGACTGCCGATTTGGTGTTGTGTCCATGTGCATTG GTACGGGAATGGGAGCAGCTGCTGTGTTTGAAAGCGGAGATGTTTGTGATGACTTCAGCAATGCCCGGAAAGTAGCAACCAATAATCTGTTATCAAAGGATGCTGTGGTTTAG
- the LOC126669100 gene encoding chalcone synthase-like, which translates to MVSVDEFRKAKRAEGPATVLAIGTATPLNYVDQTTYPDYYFRITNSEHQTQLKEKFQRMCEKSMIKKRHMHLTEEMLKENPDLCAYMAPSLDVRQDMAVVHVPKLGKEAALKAIKEWAQPKSKITHLIFCTTSGVDMPGADYQLTKLLGLRPSVKRLMMYQQGCHGGGLVLRLAKDLAENNKGARVLVVCSEITVVTFRGPSEKHIDGLVGQALFGDGAAAVIVGSDPIPNVEKPLFEIVHTAQTIVPNSEGAIDGHLREAGLTFHLMRDVPMLISENIEKGLVEAFQPLGISDWNSIFWIVHPGGPAILDQLEYKLGLEPKKFQSSRQMLAEYGNMSSASVLFVMDHMRKKSVEDGLKSTGEGLEWGVLLGFGPGLTVETVVLHSVLIG; encoded by the exons ATGGTGTCTGTTGATGAATTTAGAAAAGCTAAAAGAGCTGAAGGTCCGGCAACAGTGTTGGCAATCGGCACGGCAACACCTTTAAACTACGTCGATCAAACGACATATCCGGATTATTACTTCCGCATCACAAACAGTGAACATCAGACTCAACTCAAAGAAAAATTTCAGCGCATGT GTGAGAAATCAATGATAAAGAAACGTCACATGCACTTGACAGAGGAGATGTTAAAAGAAAATCCAGACTTATGTGCATACATGGCTCCTTCCTTAGATGTAAGGCAAGATATGGCTGTTGTTCACGTACCCAAACTTGGAAAAGAGGCTGCTCTTAAGGCCATTAAGGAATGGGCCCAGCCCAAATCCAAAATTACCCATTTAATCTTTTGCACCACAAGTGGTGTGGATATGCCCGGGGCCGATTATCAGCTCACTAAACTTTTGGGCCTTCGTCCGTCGGTTAAAAGGCTCATGATGTACCAACAAGGATGTCATGGTGGCGGCTTGGTGCTCCGCCTTGCCAAAGACCTGGCCGAAAATAACAAAGGGGCCCGTGTTCTCGTAGTTTGCTCTGAGATAACTGTCGTGACCTTTCGTGGGCCTAGTGAAAAACACATTGATGGGCTTGTGGGCCAGGCTTTGTTTGGCGATGGTGCGGCTGCTGTAATAGTGGGCTCGGATCCAATACCTAATGTTGAGAAGCCGTTGTTTGAAATAGTCCATACGGCCCAAACTATAGTTCCGAACAGCGAAGGGGCCATCGATGGGCATCTACGAGAAGCTGGGCTGACCTTTCATCTCATGAGAGATGTTCCTATGCTCATATCAGAGAATATTGAGAAGGGCCTTGTGGAGGCATTTCAACCCTTGGGCATTTCAGATTGGAACTCCATATTTTGGATTGTACATCCAGGTGGACCTGCAATTCTTGATCAATTAGAATATAAACTTGGGCTTGAGCCCAAAAAATTTCAGTCCAGTAGACAAATGCTTGCTGAGTATGGAAATATGTCAAGTGCCAGTGTATTGTTTGTTATGGATCACATGAGAAAAAAGTCAGTCGAAGATGGGCTTAAATCGACTGGAGAAGGCTTAGAATGGGGGGTACTTTTGGGGTTTGGGCCTGGGCTTACTGTTGAGACAGTAGTGCTCCACAGTGTGCTTATTGGCTGA
- the LOC126669099 gene encoding uncharacterized protein LOC126669099, whose protein sequence is MHVSAMAGIDISRYSHSPIHKATAMRDYATLRKILAGLPRLCDPAEIRTEAVSMAEEEKADAISAVVDRRDVPNRDTPLHLAVKLGDETATGMLMVAGADWSLQNDQGWSALQEAICHREEGIAMIIVRHYQPLAWAKWCRRLPRLVATMRRMRDFYMEITFHFESSVIPFISRIAPSDTYKIWKRGANLRADMTLAGFDGFRIQRSDQSILFLGDGSEDGKVPSGSLCMISHKDKEVMNALDGAGAPATEEEVRQEVAAMSQTNIFRPGIDVTEAVLLPQLTWRRQEKTELVGPWKAKVYDMHNVVVSIKSRKVPGAMTDDEFFSSCNENETETEELNDLLTEDERRQLEVALKLDSSESANENGDGIIAHRHSCFDQRDRDIPIEDGNACRNGENKQEKKGWFGGWRKRDAKVEGQNKVVPPRSSLCADEKVSDLLGDSPSGSQIKPGRHSVEVVVRDEHRKGRDTKTSSSVSLESNSRRKEGSRENEYKKGLRPILWLSPNFPLQTEELLPLLDILANKVKAIRRLRELLTTKLPMGTFPVKVAIPVVPTIRVLVTFTKFEELQPLDDFATPPSSPNVGQESPSTTQSSSSSWFQWIKAPYRPTSSISGSSSRIENVQDPFVIPPDYNWISAEAKKKKMQEKNRLKKVRSQNH, encoded by the exons ATGCACGTTTCGGCCATGGCGGGGATTGATATTTCGAGATATTCCCATAGTCCTATACATAAGGCCACTGCGATGAGAGATTATGCCACTCTTAGGAAGATACTTGCTGGCCTGCCAAGGCTTTGTGACCCTGCTGAGATTCGGACTGAGGCGGTTTCGATGGCCGAGGAGGAGAAAGCTGATGCTATTTCAGCTGTAGTTGACAGGCGTGATGTGCCTAACCGTGACACGCCTCTTCACTTGGCTGTCAAACTGGGTGATGAGACTGCAACTGGGATGCTTATGGTTGCTGGTGCAGATTGGAGTTTGCAGAATGACCAAGGATGGAGTGCTCTTCAAGAAGCTATTTGCCATAGAGAAGAGGGGATAGCAATGATCATAGTTAGACATTATCAGCCATTGGCATGGGCGAAATGGTGTAGGAGGTTGCCTCGTTTAGTAGCGACCATGCGGAGAATGAGAGACTTCTATATGGAAATTACCTTCCATTTTGAAAGTTCTGTAATACCTTTCATTTCAAGGATTGCTCCTTCGGATACTTATAAAATTTGGAAGAGGGGTGCAAATTTGAGGGCAGACATGACTTTGGCTGGCTTTGATGGTTTTAGGATTCAGCGTTCGGATCAGAGTATTCTTTTCCTTGGTGATGGGTCCGAGGATGGTAAGGTTCCTTCTGGGTCACTTTGCATGATCTCACACAAAGATAAGGAGGTGATGAATGCTTTGGATGGTGCCGGGGCTCCAGCAACTGAAGAAGAGGTTCGCCAAGAAGTGGCTGCAATGTCTCAGACCAATATTTTTAGGCCAGGAATTGATGTAACCGAGGCAGTTCTTTTGCCGCAATTAACATGGAGACGACAGGAAAAAACAGAACTGGTGGGACCATGGAAGGCGAAAGTCTATGATATGCACAACGTGGTTGTTAGTATTAAATCTAGAAAGGTTCCGGGGGCAATGACAGATGATGAGTTCTTTTCATCCTGCAATGAGAACGAAACTGAAACTGAGGAGCTTAATGATCTACTGACGGAGGATGAAAGAAGGCAACTTGAAGTCGCACTTAAATTGGATTCATCAGAATCGGCTAATGAAAATGGTGATGGGATTATTGCTCATCGTCATAGCTGTTTTGACCAAAGGGACAGGGATATTCCAATTGAAGATGGGAATGCGTGCCGAAATGGAGAGAATAAGCAGGAAAAGAAAGGGTGGTTTGGTGGGTGGAGAAAACGGGATGCTAAAGTAGAGGGGCAGAATAAAGTTGTTCCACCTAGAAGTTCACTTTGTGCGGATGAGAAGGTGAGCGATTTACTTGGAGATTCTCCATCTGGAAGTCAGATTAAACCAGGAAGACACTCTGTTGAGGTTGTCGTGAGGGATGAGCACCGTAAAGGAAGGGATACCAAGACATCTTCATCTGTGAGTTTGGAGAGCAATAGTAGACGGAAGGAAGGAAGTCGTGAGAATGAATATAAGAAGGGATTGAGGCCTATTCTATGGCTCTCACCAAACTTTCCTTTACAAACAGAAGAACTTCTTCCACTGCTTGACATTCTAGCAAACAAGGTTAAAGCAATTCGTCGTTTAAGAGAGCTCCTCACAACAAAACTTCCAATGGGAACCTTTCCTGTGAAG GTTGCTATCCCGGTAGTTCCGACCATCAGAGTATTAGTTACATTTACAAAGTTTGAAGAATTGCAGCCACTGGATGATTTCGCAACACCTCCATCAAGCCCTAACGTCGGACAGGAGAGCCCATCAACGACGCAGTCTTCAAGCTCATCCTGGTTTCAGTGGATAAAAGCTCCTTACCGCCCTACGTCATCAATTAGTGGATCCAGCAGTAGAATAGAGAACGTTCAGGACCCATTCGTTATTCCTCCGGACTATAATTGGATTTCGGCAGAAGcgaagaaaaagaagatgcaGGAGAAGAACAGATTGAAGAAGGTGAGAAGTCAAAACCATTAA
- the LOC126669101 gene encoding chalcone synthase-like produces the protein MGSQGPATVLAMGTATPSNCVDQITYPDYYFRITNSEHQTQLKHKFQRMCDKSTVRKRYMHLTEEILKENPNLCANMAPSLNVRQDMAIVHVPKLGKEAALKALEEWAQPKSKITHLVFCTATGVDMPGADYQLTKLLGLCPSVKRLMMYQQGCYGGGTVLRIAKDLAENNKDGRVLVVCSEINILTFCGPNEKQLDGLLGQSLFGDGAVAVIVGSNPMPNVEKPLFEIVSTAQTIIPNTEGAVGGHLREAGLVINLQKDIPMLISNNIEKIVMEAFEPLGISDWNSIFWMVHPGGPAILDHLESKLGLEPRKLNASRHILAEYGNMLSATVLFVMDHMRKKSAENGLKSTGEGLEWGVLLGFGPGITVETVVLHSVAIG, from the exons ATGGGATCTCAAGGTCCAGCAACAGTGTTGGCAATGGGCACAGCAACACCTTCAAACTGCGTGGATCAAATTACATATCCGGATTATTACTTTCGCATTACAAACAGCGAACATCAGACTCAACTCAAACACAAATTTCAACGCATGT GTGACAAATCAACAGTAAGAAAACGTTACATGCACTTGACAGAGGAGATACTGAAGGAAAATCCAAACTTATGTGCAAATATGGCTCCTTCCTTAAATGTAAGGCAAGATATGGCAATTGTCCACGTACCTAAGTTAGGGAAAGAGGCTGCTCTTAAGGCTCTTGAGGAATGGGCTCAGCCCAAATCCAAAATTACACATTTAGTTTTTTGCACCGCGACGGGTGTCGATATGCCAGGGGCCGACTATCAGCTTACCAAACTTTTGGGCCTTTGTCCGTCGGTTAAAAGGCTCATGATGTACCAACAAGGTTGTTACGGCGGGGGCACCGTGCTCCGCATCGCCAAAGACCTAGCCGAAAATAACAAAGATGGACGTGTTCTCGTGGTTTGTTCGGAGATAAACATCTTGACTTTTTGCGGGCCTAATGAAAAACAGCTTGATGGCCTTCTGGGCCAGTCTTTATTTGGCGATGGTGCCGTTGCGGTAATAGTGGGCTCAAATCCAATGCCGAATGTTGAGAAGCCACTGTTTGAAATAGTCTCTACGGCCCAAACCATAATTCCGAATACCGAAGGTGCCGTCGGTGGGCATCTACGAGAGGCCGGGTTGGTCATTAATCTCCAGAAAGATATCCCTATGCTCATATCCAATAATATTGAGAAAATTGTTATGGAGGCATTTGAACCCTTAGGTATTTCAGATTGGAACTCCATATTTTGGATGGTACACCCGGGTGGGCCTGCAATTCTTGATCATTTGGAATCTAAACTTGGGCTAGAGCCCAGAAAATTGAACGCCAGTAGGCACATACTAGCTGAGTATGGAAATATGTTAAGTGCCACTGTCTTGTTTGTCATGGATCACATGAGGAAAAAGTCAGCTGAAAATGGGCTTAAATCGACTGGAGAAGGCTTAGAGTGGGGAGTGCTTCTTGGGTTTGGGCCTGGAATTACTGTTGAAACAGTTGTGCTCCATAGTGTGGCTATTGGCTGA